The Acipenser ruthenus chromosome 27, fAciRut3.2 maternal haplotype, whole genome shotgun sequence genome includes a window with the following:
- the olfml1 gene encoding olfactomedin-like protein 1, translating into MVNCYLRLLRILLFIQILGKAQRITQDVIMMQYFEGRIVQLEDRLIKCDQDLMKYVRELYDFSKEIRNRLDALNADKTEFKNDVVDVVTRVERIERDIDYLESQTPTQPCVEVDEKLLEQQVKEAQGKKKAKHKLVADCDAMLASIKSLKIVKKAGDVHGSWLKDPARESQKIYFFSGTKQDFFLEFSSMKAFTESNYMQAARNITLPFFWKGTGHVVYNGFLYFHKSDSVNEIVKYHIRNKTVSDRMLLPGAGRVPVYQLSPYTFIDLAVDEQGLWSIHADPDTGGNIVITQIDRASLAVEHSWDTTCTSKDAEAAFIMCGTLYVVYNSHYRGRSTVQCLYDVYDMISNEEPPVLYFPKRYGSHSVMHYNHKEKQIYSWDEGHQVIYRLSTKKKLENP; encoded by the exons ATGGTCAACTGTTATCTAAGGCTGTTAAGAATTTTACTCTTCATTCAAATACTTGGTAAAGCCCAGCGTATCACTCAAGATGTCATCATGATGCAGTACTTTGAGGGACGAATTGTACAGCTGGAA GACAGGCTGATAAAATGTGACCAAGATCTTATGAAATATGTGCGAGAGCTCTACGACTTTTCAAAAGAAATAAGGAACCGTCTGGATGCTTTAAATGCTGACAAAACTGAGTTTAAGAACGATGTGGTGGATGTGGTGACGAGAGTGGAGAGGATCGAGAGGGACATCGACTACTTGGAGTCACAGACACCAACTCAGCCCTGCGTGGAGGTGGATGAGAAACTACTGGAGCAGCAGGTTAAAGAGGCACAAGGCAAGAAAAAGGCCAAGCATAAACTGGTTGCAG ATTGTGATGCTATGCTGGCGAGTATCAAGTCACTAAAGATTGTTAAAAAAGCAGGAGACGTCCATGGTTCTTGGTTGAAAGACCCAGCCCGGGAATCGcagaagatttattttttcagtgggactaaacaagatttttttttagaattttcaAGCATGAAGGCATTTACTGAAAGCAATTACATGCAAGCAGCCAGGAATATTACCCTTCCTTTTTTCTGGAAAGGAACTGGCCACGTCGTTTACAACGGCTTTCTGTATTTTCACAAGAGCGACTCAGTAAACGAGATCGTTAAATACCACATAAGGAATAAGACTGTGAGCGACCGCATGCTGTTGCCAGGGGCTGGGAGGGTTCCTGTATACCAGCTTTCTCCATACACCTTCATAGACCTGGCAGTGGATGAGCAAGGCCTGTGGTCCATCCATGCAGACCCCGATACGGGTGGAAATATAGTGATCACCCAAATAGACCGTGCAAGCCTGGCAGTGGAGCACAGCTGGGACACAACCTGCACTAGCAAGGATGCCGAAGCTGCTTTCATAATGTGCGGCACTCTTTATGTTGTTTATAACTCGCATTACAGGGGACGATCGACAGTACAGTGTTTATACGATGTGTACGATATGATAAGTAATGAGGAGCCTCCTGTTCTGTATTTTCCAAAACGCTACGGTAGCCATTCCGTCATGCACTACAACCACAAGGAGAAACAGATTTACTCTTGGGATGAAGGGCACCAGGTGATTTATAGATTGTCCACTAAGAAGAAATTAGAAAATCCATAA